The following coding sequences are from one Triticum dicoccoides isolate Atlit2015 ecotype Zavitan chromosome 4A, WEW_v2.0, whole genome shotgun sequence window:
- the LOC119289521 gene encoding uncharacterized protein LOC119289521: MSVQAASPASAGEKTMATTAWPYLEYMAQWERQVERRQLFLRSYHFSRDAEVSPRARTRRVVWAGARRLRRAAAKGLRRLRARIRLCFGWAAPALRRRSSPRRAGVHGFRYGRIPRGKAPAAAANSASVCFW, translated from the coding sequence ATGTCTGTGCAagcggcctcgccggcgtcggcggGGGAGAAGACCATGGCCACGACGGCGTGGCCGTACCTGGAGTACATGGCGCAGTGGGAGCGGCAGGTGGAGCGACGGCAGCTGTTCCTACGAAGCTACCACTTCTCCCGCGACGCCGAGGTCTcgccgcgcgcgcgcacgcgccgcgTCGTCTGGGCCGGGGCGCGGCGcctgcgccgcgccgccgccaaggGGCTCCGTCGCCTCCGGGCGCGCATccgcctctgcttcggctgggccgcGCCCGCGCTCCGCCGCCGCTCCTCCCCGCGCCGTGCCGGCGTCCACGGGTTCCGGTACGGCCGCATCCCCCGCGGAAAGGCGCCGGCGGCCGCCGCCAACTCCGCGTCCGTCTGCTTCTGGTAG